Genomic window (Bacillus pumilus):
CTGTTGCAAATCGTGTCTTAAAGCTAGAAGAAGAAGGTGTGATTGAAGCATATACCATTTCGATTGACTGGGCGACTCAAAAGACGATCCAAACATTTATGCAGCTCTATACCCGCAGTCATCATCATGAACCACTTCTAACGTTTCTCAACCAAAAGGACGAGATCAAGAACTTGTTTAAAATAAGTGGAGAGGGCTGCTATATGGCGGAATGCCATTTCTCCAGTCACGATGAACTGGATCAGTTTTTAACGGAGCTGACAAATTACGCAAATTATAAACTGTCTATTGCGGTTAAACGTCTCATTCATCAGTAATACAAGAGACGCAGGAGGAAAGGGAACAATGCAAAAATTAATCAAAAATCAAGCTGAACCGATGACAAAGGACAGAATTAAAGCAGACTTGGTTCAACTTGGTGTGAAAAAAGGTATGATGTTATGTGTTCACTCATCCTTATCATCTATCGGCTGGGTAAACGGAGGCGCTGTTGCCCTTATACAAGCATTGATGGAAACCATAACAGAGGAGGGGACGCTGATCATGCCGGCACAAACGTTAGAGCTTTCTGATCCCGCTGATTGGATTGATCCGCCTGTTCCTTTTTCATGGTGGCAATCGATCAAAGAGACGATGCCTGCATTTGATCCAGCATACTCGACGCCAACAGCGATGGGAAAGGTAGCTGAAACGTTTTGGAAATACCCAGGCGTGGCGAGAAGCAATCATCCCCATTTTTCATTCACGGCCTGGGGGAAAAGGAAACATGAGGTGCTAAATCACCACGCACTTCCTTTTGGATTAGGAGAACATTCACCTCTAGCCCGCATGTATGATTTTCAGGCTCATGTGCTGGTGATTGGTACGTCATTTGAGAGCCTGACCGCTTTCCATCTGGCTGAATACCGTATCCCTCAGCAGGACCTCATGACAAGAGGAGCGCCCATCTTAGAAAATGGATGGAGGGTATGGAAAGAGTACCAAGATATTATCACAAGAGAAGAACTATTTGATCAAATTGGGCGTGACTTTCTGCAATCAGGAGGCACTCATCATCATGGTCAAATCGGGCTTGCGAGTTCATATTTATTGCCAGTGAGAGAATCGGTAGACTTTGCAGAAAAGTGGCTTGATTTGTACGATCAATTGTGATCTACACCGTTTGGAAATGGATATGATAAAGGTCTTCATCAGGCTGCTGTGAAGTATAGCAGGTGAGCTGATAGTCTCCCTTTGGAATAGGGAAAGACAGCACCTGAGCCATGACACTTGTGATATAAACTTGATCACTTGCATGTGTAAAAGGTACTGTGACTGTTCTGTCAGCCGAGGCTGGAGGGATATCGTTATTTAAAGTTACAGTAACAGAGGCTTTTCCGTTGTTGACCCCTTCAAAGGACACACCCTGATCTCCCATGGCGAACCCTTGAAGAATGTCATCATCTGACCAGTCAATCACAGGAGGTGTTTTGCTGCCCGTGTATACGGTGATTTGGTGATAGGAGATAGATAGGGAATAGGCTTGGTTTAAGTTATTCATTTAAAAAACTCCTTTATACATAGATTTTCGTTGGAAGGTGAATGATTGAAAGAATGATTCTTGAAGAGAATGTTAGGCAGCAAGACGATTGTCGCCGTCTTGCGCTTCTATTTGAGGGATCTAGATGTGAAATTGCGAAACCATTGCTTTTAAATCTCCTGCTAAATGGGCAAGAGCTTCTGATGAAGCTGTTACTTCTTCCATTGCTGCAAATTGTTCTTCTGTTAAACCGGCTACTTGCTGTGAATGTTCACTCGTTAGTTTAACGCCTTCTGTGATAGAGGCAAAAGACTGTTTCGCATCGTTTGTATAAGCTGCGATTTTTTGTGATGCACTCGATAAATGTTTAATGCCGTCTGCCATTTCTCTCATTGACTGCTGGATATCAATAAATGATTCTTCTGTATGAGAAATAAGTACAGCCCCTTGAGCCGCTTCCTCTTTCACTCGTTTAATAGCACTCGTCGAATGAGTCATCTCTTTTTGTATTTCAGAAATGAGATGAGAAATCATATTTGATGATGCTTGGGATTCTTCAGCGAGCTTTCTCACCTCGTCTGCGACAACGGCAAAACCTTTCCCGTGCTCGCCTGCTCGTGCTGCTTCAATTGCTGCGTTAAGAGCAAGCAGGTTTGTCTGGTTAGCGATGTCTGTAATGACTTTGGAAATATGATCGATTTCAGCTGAACGTGTTTCTAATGCCTGAATGGCAGTGCCATTTTCCTCTATTGACCTTGCAATAGATGTCATTTGTGAATTTACTTCACCAATATTTTGGACACCTTTTTGAGCCATTTCTTGTGCAAATTGACTTCTTGAAGTCATTTGCCCCGCATTTTCAGTAATGTTTGTCAGCTCGTTAGATACTTGAATCATCGTGTGCTCACTTATTGTCATTTGAGCTGATTGTTCTTCTGATGATTGAGCTACTTCTTGAATACTGTGGGTAATTTTTTCTGATGCTGCACTTGTTTCTTCAGCACTAGCTGACAGCTGTTCAGATGAGGTGGCCACTAATTCAGATGTGTTCACGACATTGAGAATGGTTTGATTTAATTTTTCTCGCATCTTATTGAAATGATCAGCCAAATCAGACAGTTCATCACCTGCCGTATCCGTTACATTGATGGTTAGATTTCCTTCACCTGCATTCTTGATAGCAGAAGCCATATGCTTGAGACGGGTCTGAATTCGCTTTGTGAAAATAGAAATAATGATAACTGCAACGATTAAGCTTAACAACAGAACAATAATAAATTGAATGTAGAATGACTGAAGCATTTGTGAAATCATGCTTTGGTTGGCGCCAGTATAGAAAATCCCGATCGTTTCACCTGCATCATTTTTGATTGGCATATAAGCCGTTTGATAGTCTTGCCCAGCGACATTTGCTGTGCCGTAATAATTTTCACCTTTATCTAATACAGTAGCCTTCACTTCAGGCGAGACTTGTGTACCCACAGCTCGTTTTCCATTTAACATGACATTCGTTGCGACACGGGTATTCCCTTGGAATATTGTGATGGTATCATCGGTATATTCAGCTAAATGGTCAATCAATGTATCATAATCATTGATTTTGGTATCCCCTTTGTAAAGCTTGCCATCTTTTATCTGCCATGAGCCTGCCACTTTTTCATCTAGGTAGGCATAGCCTAGTTTTAAATCACCTTTTGCTTTTTCAGTGGCCATGTGCTTGATGTTTTCTGTCATTTCGCGATTCACCACATAACCAACAACTGCTGAGAAGATGATGAGGACACTTAAAAAGATCAGCAAAATTTTGGCACCAAGCCTTAGTCTTCCCCTTTTTCTTCATGCTTTCTGACTCCTTTAGGTATAAAGAAGGGTATCCCTCCTTAAGGATTATCGGCATGAAAAAATTGTTTAAAATACCTGCGTGCAGTTACGTGAACATTTTTTTAAGATAGAAAAGGGGAATGCGCTAATCGATGATAAATTGAATTTTTGTACCATCAGGGTCATCTGATAATTGATGACTAACCCAAGAGCCGGCTCCTCTGTTATCTGAAGGGCTAATATATTTGACAGAAGCTCCTGTTCCTCCTTCTTTACACATCGCCATCGGCCACTCATCTCGGTCATACCCGCGCTTTGTTGGGATGCCGCGTAGTGATTGATCTCTCTGCTCATCGCTGTGTTTACGGTCAATTGTACAAACGGATGAATGACCTTCATCAATTGCCTCTTCTATGTGCTTTGCAGTTTCGGGGTAACGATCTGATGGAAAGTGAATGGTTTTGTCATAAGATGAATTCGCACTCTCTTGTTTATTTTGCTCCAGCTGAATATAGCCTGTCGCTACACCAACGACAATCAATAAAAGCAAAAGAATGATTTTAAGAAGTTTCATAGATGCTAGCTCTCTTTCTTGTTTGCGTATTTTGTAAACAGAAGTATAGCAGAATTACTTACCAATTTCTCCTGGTTTTGAAAAAACGCCTTTTAAAGTTCGAAAAACGGTTTTTAACCGCTTTCTTGCTCTCCATATTTGTAAAAATTCATAAAAATTTTAATTTCGCTGTTCATAAACCGTTTATGCTTCATCAAAAGGGCTTTATTACTGCCTTTTGGGCTAATTTCAAGAATTTAACACACAGAAATTTTAAAAAAATAAAATTGACTAGACCGATATGCTTTAATAATATGGAGTCAAATATCAAAAAATGTCGTATTTTATCAAAATATGATTCCATTTACATTGCAGGAGGGAAGTACAAATGGCGGATGTCTCTTATCGGCTTGGAATAGACATAGGTGGAACATTTACTGATTTATCGCTGATGAACGAAGCAACAGGGGCCCTGACTGAACTCAAAACACCCACAGTGACAGACGACCCAGCCCAGGGAATTATCAATGGGCTAAACCTTCTAAAAGATAAAGGTGTTGATTTATCCAACATCAAATATCTCGTACACGGTATGACAATCGGTCTTAATACTTTATTGCAGCGAAAAGGAGCAGATTTAGCCCTTTTTGTGACGGAAGGCTTTCAAGATATATTGTCACTACAACGTTTACGGTTACCCATTC
Coding sequences:
- a CDS encoding Lrp/AsnC family transcriptional regulator, producing MLDQTDLDILKELSKNSRLTMKALGEKVHLTGQAVANRVLKLEEEGVIEAYTISIDWATQKTIQTFMQLYTRSHHHEPLLTFLNQKDEIKNLFKISGEGCYMAECHFSSHDELDQFLTELTNYANYKLSIAVKRLIHQ
- a CDS encoding aminoglycoside N(3)-acetyltransferase, with amino-acid sequence MQKLIKNQAEPMTKDRIKADLVQLGVKKGMMLCVHSSLSSIGWVNGGAVALIQALMETITEEGTLIMPAQTLELSDPADWIDPPVPFSWWQSIKETMPAFDPAYSTPTAMGKVAETFWKYPGVARSNHPHFSFTAWGKRKHEVLNHHALPFGLGEHSPLARMYDFQAHVLVIGTSFESLTAFHLAEYRIPQQDLMTRGAPILENGWRVWKEYQDIITREELFDQIGRDFLQSGGTHHHGQIGLASSYLLPVRESVDFAEKWLDLYDQL
- a CDS encoding NucA/NucB deoxyribonuclease domain-containing protein → MKLLKIILLLLLIVVGVATGYIQLEQNKQESANSSYDKTIHFPSDRYPETAKHIEEAIDEGHSSVCTIDRKHSDEQRDQSLRGIPTKRGYDRDEWPMAMCKEGGTGASVKYISPSDNRGAGSWVSHQLSDDPDGTKIQFIID
- a CDS encoding methyl-accepting chemotaxis protein, producing MLIFLSVLIIFSAVVGYVVNREMTENIKHMATEKAKGDLKLGYAYLDEKVAGSWQIKDGKLYKGDTKINDYDTLIDHLAEYTDDTITIFQGNTRVATNVMLNGKRAVGTQVSPEVKATVLDKGENYYGTANVAGQDYQTAYMPIKNDAGETIGIFYTGANQSMISQMLQSFYIQFIIVLLLSLIVAVIIISIFTKRIQTRLKHMASAIKNAGEGNLTINVTDTAGDELSDLADHFNKMREKLNQTILNVVNTSELVATSSEQLSASAEETSAASEKITHSIQEVAQSSEEQSAQMTISEHTMIQVSNELTNITENAGQMTSRSQFAQEMAQKGVQNIGEVNSQMTSIARSIEENGTAIQALETRSAEIDHISKVITDIANQTNLLALNAAIEAARAGEHGKGFAVVADEVRKLAEESQASSNMISHLISEIQKEMTHSTSAIKRVKEEAAQGAVLISHTEESFIDIQQSMREMADGIKHLSSASQKIAAYTNDAKQSFASITEGVKLTSEHSQQVAGLTEEQFAAMEEVTASSEALAHLAGDLKAMVSQFHI
- a CDS encoding competence protein ComJ, with the protein product MNNLNQAYSLSISYHQITVYTGSKTPPVIDWSDDDILQGFAMGDQGVSFEGVNNGKASVTVTLNNDIPPASADRTVTVPFTHASDQVYITSVMAQVLSFPIPKGDYQLTCYTSQQPDEDLYHIHFQTV